One part of the Sorangiineae bacterium MSr11954 genome encodes these proteins:
- a CDS encoding tetratricopeptide repeat protein produces MMHAGENVPSLPLRGDAFVGRKREIETLHRLFSGGERLVTLTGPAGIGKTRLAMEYAAAKARAGASGPSSISVLFCDVSEAREPGEMAAAIGRALRALPTAPKKMAGPVQVTRAGTELAALGRALVVLDGFEQLVPEGANVLSSWSSLAPRAAFLVTSRELLRLPGENVLEISSLGLPTSVEAESEALDLVLDRLQRVRVGYVPTPEDARALASLVRELDGFPLAIELAAARMSMLSPSVLLQRLAARFDVLRRASGDPRARHAALETSLDDSWALLDPAERAALAQCAVFVGGFVLASAEAIVDLSSVPGAPPVLDVLQRLREKSLLHVQSQGDPISGERLGLYRSIRDYAQIRLDGSEMAKGAYARHAKHYISQAEARDHALRAAERENVVWAVERLLSAERPTVENAILAIRGAYAMETLLYSQGSFPKGAGPIERALSVLEANDVDPVWRARAKYLRANAKPSEERGSELADVLEGARRRGDRALEARVLRSLGSVDGRKGRLDTALRGLSRAHETGRDAGDRLVEAITLQSMGNVARELGRFPEAEGHYERALSLCQEFRDVGREASVLADVAFLRVELGQLEGARADCVRALGLHPNFGNGAHWVLALIYHEQGELERAARAYEHAVHVAREARDGAKESVALAYLALLRHEQGDSRTAQSHLLPLPSAARALGYARHEALFLGFLGAVQSALDSAESAQRSFDLAASALAPGDRYAVALHVLRAHADLALARGALRAGNAAAARGHRVAAEARLVDAPAAFDSYVLRLAQRLVSRAFPDDLPAQAAGMSPPALRVERGGRWLYTPAGERFEVDAHRVVRALLCALVEERIRAPGVALSPSVLCDAGWPGERVVPSAAKNRLHVSLTRLRKLGLRDLILRREDGYLLDPRVVVMWTSS; encoded by the coding sequence ATGATGCACGCCGGCGAGAACGTACCCTCGTTGCCCCTTCGGGGGGACGCGTTCGTGGGGCGAAAGCGGGAAATCGAAACCTTGCACCGGCTCTTCTCCGGCGGAGAGCGCTTGGTGACCCTCACGGGGCCCGCCGGCATCGGCAAGACACGGCTCGCGATGGAGTACGCCGCGGCAAAGGCGCGCGCGGGGGCCTCGGGACCTTCGTCCATTTCGGTGTTGTTCTGCGATGTGAGCGAGGCGCGCGAGCCCGGCGAAATGGCGGCGGCCATCGGGCGCGCGCTTCGTGCTTTGCCCACCGCGCCGAAGAAGATGGCGGGCCCCGTCCAGGTGACCCGCGCGGGCACGGAGCTCGCCGCGCTCGGGCGAGCGCTGGTGGTCCTCGATGGCTTCGAGCAGCTCGTGCCCGAGGGGGCGAACGTCCTGTCCTCGTGGTCGTCGCTCGCCCCGCGCGCGGCGTTCTTGGTCACCTCGCGCGAGCTCTTGCGCCTGCCGGGCGAGAACGTGCTCGAGATTTCGTCGCTGGGTTTGCCGACCTCCGTCGAGGCGGAGTCCGAGGCGCTCGATCTCGTGCTCGATCGGCTCCAGCGGGTTCGCGTGGGCTACGTTCCCACGCCCGAAGACGCGCGCGCCCTGGCCTCGCTGGTGCGCGAGCTCGATGGGTTTCCGCTGGCCATCGAGCTGGCGGCGGCGCGTATGAGCATGCTCTCGCCCTCCGTGCTCTTGCAGCGCCTGGCCGCCCGGTTCGACGTGCTCCGCCGGGCCTCTGGCGATCCGCGCGCGCGGCACGCGGCGCTGGAGACGTCGCTCGATGATTCATGGGCGCTGCTCGATCCGGCCGAGCGCGCGGCCCTCGCCCAGTGCGCGGTGTTCGTCGGCGGCTTCGTGCTCGCGTCGGCCGAGGCCATCGTCGACCTCTCGTCCGTCCCCGGCGCGCCGCCCGTGCTCGACGTGCTCCAGCGGCTGCGCGAAAAATCGCTCCTGCACGTTCAATCGCAGGGCGATCCGATATCGGGCGAGCGCCTGGGCCTTTATCGAAGTATCCGCGACTATGCGCAAATCCGGCTCGATGGCTCCGAGATGGCCAAAGGGGCCTATGCGCGCCACGCGAAACATTACATTTCCCAAGCGGAGGCGCGCGATCACGCGCTGCGGGCGGCCGAGCGCGAGAACGTCGTTTGGGCGGTCGAGCGCCTGCTCTCGGCCGAGCGCCCCACCGTGGAGAACGCCATATTGGCGATTCGCGGCGCGTACGCCATGGAGACCTTGCTCTACAGCCAAGGCTCGTTCCCCAAGGGCGCGGGCCCCATCGAGCGCGCGCTGTCCGTCCTCGAGGCGAACGACGTGGATCCCGTGTGGCGCGCGCGCGCCAAATACCTCCGCGCCAACGCCAAGCCCTCGGAGGAGCGCGGAAGCGAGCTGGCGGACGTGCTCGAGGGCGCGCGCCGGCGGGGCGATCGCGCGCTCGAAGCGCGGGTCCTGCGCTCGCTCGGCTCGGTGGACGGCCGCAAAGGCCGATTGGATACCGCCCTTCGCGGCCTCTCGCGCGCCCATGAGACGGGCCGCGACGCGGGCGATCGGCTGGTGGAGGCCATCACGCTCCAGAGCATGGGCAACGTGGCGCGCGAGCTCGGGCGATTTCCGGAGGCCGAGGGGCACTACGAGCGCGCGCTCTCGCTTTGCCAAGAGTTCCGCGACGTGGGGCGCGAGGCCTCCGTGCTGGCCGACGTCGCGTTCTTGCGCGTGGAGCTGGGGCAGCTCGAGGGGGCGCGGGCCGATTGCGTGCGCGCGCTGGGCCTTCATCCCAACTTCGGAAATGGCGCGCACTGGGTCCTGGCGCTCATTTACCACGAGCAAGGGGAGCTCGAGCGGGCCGCCCGCGCGTACGAGCACGCCGTGCACGTGGCGCGCGAGGCCCGCGACGGCGCCAAGGAGAGCGTGGCCCTCGCCTACCTCGCCCTCTTGCGGCACGAGCAAGGCGACTCGCGAACGGCGCAGAGCCATTTGCTGCCCTTGCCGTCCGCGGCGCGGGCGCTCGGCTACGCGCGCCACGAGGCGCTCTTCCTCGGCTTCCTCGGCGCGGTGCAGAGCGCCCTCGACTCCGCGGAGTCCGCGCAGCGCTCGTTCGACCTCGCCGCCTCCGCGCTTGCGCCCGGCGATCGCTACGCCGTCGCCCTCCACGTGCTGCGCGCCCACGCCGATCTGGCCCTCGCCCGCGGCGCGCTGCGCGCGGGAAATGCTGCGGCCGCGCGCGGACATCGGGTCGCGGCGGAGGCGCGCTTGGTGGACGCGCCGGCCGCCTTCGACTCGTACGTGCTGCGGCTCGCGCAAAGGCTGGTGTCGCGCGCATTCCCCGACGATCTTCCGGCGCAGGCCGCTGGCATGAGCCCCCCTGCCCTTCGCGTCGAGCGCGGCGGGCGATGGCTCTACACCCCCGCGGGCGAGCGCTTCGAGGTGGACGCGCACCGCGTGGTGCGCGCCCTGTTGTGCGCCTTGGTCGAAGAGCGCATCCGCGCCCCCGGGGTCGCGCTCTCGCCCTCCGTCCTGTGCGACGCGGGCTGGCCGGGCGAGCGCGTGGTCCCCAGCGCGGCCAAGAATCGATTGCATGTCAGCCTGACCCGATTGCGCAAGCTGGGGCTCCGCGATTTGATCCTCCGCCGCGAAGATGGATATCTGCTCGACCCGCGGGTCGTGGTCATGTGGACGTCATCGTAG
- a CDS encoding S8 family serine peptidase, whose protein sequence is MKKLGLPHLCVLAWAGITGAAACSDSSAKAPGEGEPTATAFTRASLSTDSWSKLDATLRVQALEEPPAREVRAIFVQSNEPEETRRIIEAIGGQVGTIAGDVLTARVPLGAIDTIATARAVTRIEGALPLRAKLDKAIAASKVDKVRAGAAPLPAPFTGAGVVVGVVDAGIDLRHTAFKKADGKTRILSIWDQGQKGAAPPAGFRYGSECTAAQIDANQCAHASTADHGTHVTGIAAGGKVGDSPYIGAAPDADIVFVEVGAAPGLAKDVAFTTAVCDGASYIFKAAAAVNKPAVVNMSLGEHTGPHDGSSLADRCLDNLSGPGKILVAAAGNEGRGTKHAELGAPVLVHATATASSTPVVLKWLPGKDDDTKVTQEKLNVWADPNVELSIQVGFDAGDGSPTFSKPITAKQPLTKTMLTDGNVTVGPVAGDTSPIPAPAARGTQIVLEDGDKDGQEAQKLWLVKITGNGRFDAFIDTTGGGGFLASGQDRGVTVDSNMTIGFPAIASKVLAVGSYTSRNTWKAADGSEQVEKGDDDKPVTLGALSGFSSRGPSRNPSGPMKPDITAPGEVVIAALHAGAKPSAEKIVKASPDGFLISQGTSMASPMVAGIVALMLQRNPTLTVDDIRGIFDRTAVKPEGVANPSPTDWGRGKVDAFAAVIATPAPAPRPDADGGAGNPSNGGSKNDGGCQVAGTGGLVPGFGAGAMALASILVRRRRRGKAS, encoded by the coding sequence ATGAAAAAACTGGGTCTTCCTCATTTGTGCGTGCTCGCTTGGGCAGGTATCACGGGCGCGGCCGCCTGCAGTGATTCGTCGGCCAAGGCGCCCGGCGAGGGCGAACCGACGGCGACCGCGTTCACCCGCGCCTCGCTCTCGACCGACAGCTGGTCCAAGCTCGACGCGACCCTTCGCGTTCAAGCGCTGGAGGAGCCGCCCGCCCGGGAGGTGCGCGCCATCTTCGTTCAATCGAACGAGCCCGAGGAGACGCGGCGGATCATCGAGGCCATCGGGGGCCAGGTCGGCACCATCGCAGGCGACGTCTTGACCGCGCGCGTCCCGCTGGGCGCCATCGACACGATCGCGACCGCCCGCGCCGTGACGCGCATCGAGGGCGCGCTGCCGCTGCGCGCGAAGCTCGACAAGGCCATCGCCGCCTCCAAGGTGGACAAAGTTCGCGCGGGCGCCGCGCCTCTGCCGGCGCCCTTCACCGGCGCGGGGGTCGTGGTCGGCGTGGTCGACGCCGGCATCGACCTCCGTCATACGGCGTTCAAGAAGGCCGACGGCAAGACGCGCATCCTCTCGATCTGGGACCAAGGACAAAAGGGCGCGGCCCCGCCGGCCGGGTTCCGCTATGGAAGCGAGTGCACGGCCGCGCAAATCGACGCGAACCAATGCGCCCACGCGTCCACCGCCGACCATGGAACGCACGTCACCGGGATCGCCGCCGGCGGCAAGGTCGGAGACTCGCCCTACATCGGGGCCGCGCCGGACGCCGACATCGTCTTCGTCGAGGTCGGCGCCGCGCCCGGTCTCGCGAAGGACGTGGCCTTCACCACCGCCGTGTGCGACGGCGCCTCGTACATCTTCAAGGCCGCCGCGGCCGTGAACAAGCCGGCCGTCGTCAACATGAGCCTCGGCGAGCACACGGGCCCGCACGACGGCTCCTCCCTCGCCGATCGTTGCCTGGATAACCTTTCGGGGCCCGGCAAAATTTTGGTCGCCGCCGCCGGCAACGAGGGGCGCGGGACCAAACACGCGGAGCTCGGCGCCCCGGTGCTGGTGCACGCGACGGCCACCGCGAGCTCGACCCCCGTGGTCCTCAAGTGGCTCCCCGGCAAAGACGACGACACCAAGGTCACGCAGGAGAAGCTGAACGTCTGGGCCGACCCCAATGTGGAGCTATCCATCCAGGTGGGCTTCGACGCCGGCGACGGCAGCCCCACGTTCTCGAAGCCCATCACCGCCAAGCAGCCGCTCACCAAGACCATGCTCACCGACGGCAATGTCACGGTGGGCCCGGTGGCGGGCGACACCAGCCCCATCCCGGCCCCCGCCGCGCGCGGCACGCAAATCGTTCTGGAGGACGGCGACAAAGACGGCCAGGAAGCGCAGAAGCTCTGGCTCGTCAAGATCACGGGCAATGGCCGCTTCGACGCCTTCATCGACACCACCGGCGGCGGCGGCTTCCTCGCCAGCGGGCAGGATCGAGGCGTGACCGTCGACAGCAACATGACCATCGGCTTCCCGGCCATCGCCTCGAAGGTGCTGGCCGTCGGCTCCTACACCTCGCGCAACACCTGGAAGGCGGCCGATGGCTCCGAGCAGGTGGAGAAAGGCGACGACGACAAGCCGGTCACCCTCGGCGCGCTCAGCGGCTTCTCCAGCCGCGGTCCGAGCCGCAACCCGAGCGGCCCGATGAAGCCGGACATCACCGCGCCCGGCGAGGTGGTCATCGCCGCGCTGCACGCGGGGGCCAAGCCGAGCGCCGAGAAGATCGTCAAGGCTTCGCCCGACGGCTTCTTGATCTCCCAAGGGACGAGCATGGCCTCGCCCATGGTCGCGGGCATCGTCGCGCTCATGTTGCAGCGCAATCCGACCCTCACGGTCGACGACATCCGCGGGATCTTCGATCGCACGGCGGTCAAGCCCGAAGGCGTCGCGAACCCGTCGCCGACGGACTGGGGCCGCGGAAAGGTCGACGCCTTCGCGGCCGTGATCGCGACCCCGGCGCCCGCCCCGCGACCGGACGCCGACGGCGGCGCCGGCAACCCGAGCAACGGCGGCAGCAAGAACGACGGCGGCTGCCAGGTCGCGGGCACGGGCGGGCTGGTGCCGGGCTTCGGCGCGGGTGCGATGGCGCTCGCGTCGATCCTCGTGCGCCGGCGCCGGCGCGGGAAGGCGTCGTGA
- a CDS encoding DUF4360 domain-containing protein: MKRRPRFGWFFLFAPSALLAFAGACTGSSAAPAPDAKLPADRDASEQARPDASPKVDAGTDARADASIEPPVTLIDSVGAAIGAITFAGALCEPATMAIARSNDRQRVTVTFSTAFSSAEAPASASCTITITMDVPAGYRMGPLRPKWLGEATRSRVSHVYWFEDGATTAPVTEEIAAAEYQYNDHPDLWSPVPPACTAPQRVRFSARIDATVHDAESAFYADSFELETSWRGGADWERGCDLRKPFRAPPGTVGDWCAGNQKRPCTPGLGCEFMLTAIAETQGQCVDPLERVPPSEVGQPCGGLRDIACAGDRVCWRRSQVAIDKGYLGLCREHEGAEGAACDLGVPSLPCRAGLYCATSLRHRCVEANGELGSICAPELPACKAGLECNAEHCRVPKGGQKARASRRERDRP; encoded by the coding sequence ATGAAACGTCGCCCCCGATTCGGATGGTTCTTTCTCTTCGCGCCGTCCGCGCTCCTCGCGTTCGCGGGCGCCTGCACCGGTTCCTCGGCGGCCCCGGCACCCGACGCCAAGCTCCCCGCGGACCGCGACGCCTCCGAGCAGGCTCGCCCCGATGCCTCGCCCAAGGTCGACGCCGGCACCGACGCGCGCGCCGACGCGAGCATCGAGCCGCCGGTCACCCTGATCGACAGCGTGGGCGCCGCCATCGGCGCGATCACCTTCGCGGGAGCGCTGTGCGAGCCCGCCACCATGGCCATCGCGCGGTCGAACGACCGTCAGAGGGTCACCGTCACCTTCAGCACCGCCTTCAGCAGCGCGGAGGCCCCCGCGTCAGCGAGCTGCACCATCACCATCACCATGGACGTACCGGCGGGCTATCGCATGGGCCCTCTCCGGCCGAAATGGCTCGGCGAGGCCACGCGGAGCCGCGTATCACACGTCTATTGGTTCGAGGACGGCGCTACGACGGCGCCCGTGACCGAGGAGATCGCGGCGGCGGAGTATCAATACAACGATCATCCCGATCTCTGGTCGCCGGTACCGCCCGCGTGCACGGCCCCGCAGCGTGTTCGGTTCTCGGCCCGCATCGATGCCACCGTTCACGATGCGGAGTCCGCGTTTTATGCCGATTCGTTCGAGCTCGAAACGAGCTGGCGCGGCGGCGCCGATTGGGAACGGGGCTGCGACCTACGGAAGCCGTTCCGCGCGCCGCCGGGCACCGTGGGGGATTGGTGCGCGGGGAATCAAAAGCGCCCGTGCACACCGGGCCTCGGGTGCGAGTTCATGCTCACCGCCATCGCCGAGACGCAAGGGCAGTGCGTCGATCCCCTGGAGCGCGTACCGCCCAGCGAGGTGGGGCAGCCCTGCGGCGGCTTGCGGGACATCGCCTGCGCCGGCGACCGCGTGTGCTGGCGGCGGAGCCAGGTGGCCATCGACAAGGGCTACCTCGGACTGTGCCGCGAGCACGAAGGGGCCGAGGGCGCCGCGTGCGATCTCGGCGTTCCCTCCCTTCCATGCCGCGCGGGGCTCTACTGCGCGACCTCGCTGCGCCATCGGTGCGTCGAGGCCAATGGCGAGCTCGGCTCCATTTGTGCCCCGGAGCTCCCGGCTTGCAAGGCCGGTCTCGAGTGCAACGCCGAGCATTGCCGCGTGCCCAAGGGCGGCCAAAAGGCCCGCGCATCTCGACGCGAGCGCGACCGACCCTAA
- a CDS encoding NAD(P)-dependent oxidoreductase, producing the protein MTVLVTGSAGHLGEALMLTLRRAGRDAVGLDVRSSPFTDLVGSIADRAFVARSMRGITAVVHAATLHKPHVGTHTRQQFVDTNVTGTLNLLEEAGSAGARAFVFTSTTSTFGRALVPPEGAPAAWITEEVAPVPKNIYGVTKVAAEDLCQLFQRIQGLPCLVLRTSRFFPEEDDQAGVRDAYDDGNVKANELLYRRADIADIVDAHLLALERAPQIGFGKYIISATTPFSRDDLAELRTDAAAVVRRHVPAFEEVYSRRGWRMFPGIDRVYVNARAREELGWQPRYDFGFVMARLERGEDPRSELAREVGAKGYHGPGEARPYWTRGPTEPA; encoded by the coding sequence ATGACAGTACTCGTCACCGGGAGCGCCGGTCACCTGGGGGAAGCGCTGATGCTCACCTTGCGACGCGCCGGCCGCGATGCGGTCGGCCTCGACGTGAGGAGCTCGCCCTTCACGGACCTCGTCGGGTCCATCGCGGACCGCGCCTTCGTCGCGCGCTCGATGCGGGGGATCACGGCCGTCGTGCACGCGGCGACCTTGCACAAGCCGCACGTCGGCACGCACACGCGCCAGCAGTTCGTCGACACCAATGTCACGGGCACCCTCAACTTGCTCGAGGAGGCTGGGTCGGCCGGTGCTCGGGCCTTCGTCTTTACGAGCACCACCAGCACCTTCGGACGCGCCCTCGTTCCCCCCGAAGGCGCCCCCGCGGCTTGGATCACGGAGGAGGTCGCGCCCGTGCCCAAGAACATCTACGGGGTGACCAAGGTCGCGGCCGAAGATTTGTGCCAGCTCTTTCAGCGAATCCAGGGGCTGCCGTGCCTGGTGCTGCGCACCTCGCGCTTCTTCCCGGAGGAGGACGATCAGGCGGGCGTTCGCGACGCGTACGACGACGGCAATGTCAAAGCCAATGAGCTTCTATACCGGCGCGCGGACATCGCCGATATCGTCGACGCCCACCTGCTCGCCCTGGAGCGCGCGCCCCAAATCGGATTTGGGAAATACATCATCAGCGCGACCACCCCCTTCTCCCGCGACGATCTCGCCGAGCTGCGCACCGATGCGGCCGCCGTCGTTCGGCGGCACGTACCCGCCTTCGAAGAGGTGTATTCGCGCCGCGGATGGCGGATGTTTCCAGGTATCGACCGGGTTTATGTCAACGCGCGCGCCCGCGAGGAGCTCGGCTGGCAGCCGCGCTACGACTTTGGCTTCGTGATGGCGCGCCTCGAGCGCGGAGAGGATCCGCGGAGCGAGCTCGCGCGCGAGGTCGGCGCCAAGGGATACCATGGCCCGGGCGAGGCCCGTCCCTACTGGACGCGGGGCCCGACGGAGCCGGCGTAG
- a CDS encoding amino acid racemase produces MTLHIGIVGCSSEGAALCYRTICLEAEGTMGEHAHPEVSMHTHSLGEYVRLLRRDEWDGVASLMLSSAEKLVRGGADFLICPDNTIHQALSKIRAWSPKPWLHIAEVVAEEAAPRRYTKLGVLGTRFLMEGPVYRATLDAYGIESCTPPEEARIRLDAHIFQELVKGRFSTDTRAEFVRAIDALAKRGCDAVVLGCTEIPLLISPSDSPLPTLDSTRLLARAALRKAIGERRAQDAPAIAPRA; encoded by the coding sequence ATGACCCTTCACATTGGTATCGTGGGCTGCAGCAGCGAAGGCGCGGCCCTCTGCTACCGCACGATTTGCCTCGAGGCCGAGGGTACGATGGGGGAGCATGCCCATCCGGAGGTCAGCATGCACACCCACTCGCTCGGTGAGTATGTGCGCCTGCTGCGCCGCGATGAATGGGACGGCGTGGCCAGCCTGATGCTCTCGTCGGCCGAAAAGCTGGTGCGGGGCGGGGCGGACTTTCTGATCTGCCCCGACAACACGATCCATCAGGCGCTCTCGAAGATCCGGGCGTGGTCGCCCAAACCTTGGCTCCACATCGCCGAGGTGGTGGCCGAAGAAGCGGCGCCCCGCCGGTACACGAAGCTGGGGGTGCTCGGCACCCGCTTCCTGATGGAGGGCCCCGTGTACCGCGCGACCTTGGACGCGTATGGAATCGAGTCGTGCACCCCGCCCGAGGAGGCGCGCATCCGCCTCGATGCACACATCTTCCAGGAGCTCGTCAAAGGGCGGTTTTCGACCGATACGCGGGCGGAGTTCGTTCGCGCCATCGATGCCCTGGCCAAGCGCGGCTGCGACGCGGTGGTGCTCGGGTGCACCGAGATCCCACTGCTCATTTCACCCTCGGACTCGCCGCTGCCGACCTTGGATTCCACCCGGCTCTTGGCGCGCGCGGCGCTTCGAAAGGCCATCGGTGAACGCCGCGCGCAGGATGCCCCCGCGATCGCCCCGCGCGCCTGA
- a CDS encoding phosphoribosyltransferase, with the protein MAARFLDRRDAGRRLSAKLTHHAGTDAIVLALPRGGVPVGYEVARALNLDLDVFIVRKLGVPGHQELAMGAVASGGVRVTNPTVIRALGIPDAIVERIAEYETNEIARREQRYRAGRPPVSTEGRPVIVVDDGLATGASMYAAISAIRARGTSRISIAVPLASPEICADMRSRADEVVCLWTPVALYAVGLWYEDFTQTTDEEVCELLGVDRATRERRAGAPARGRRPWAR; encoded by the coding sequence ATGGCTGCCCGATTTCTCGATCGACGCGACGCGGGACGCCGGCTGTCGGCGAAGCTGACCCACCACGCCGGAACGGACGCGATCGTCCTTGCGCTGCCGCGCGGCGGCGTGCCCGTAGGCTACGAGGTCGCGCGCGCGCTGAACCTCGATCTGGACGTCTTCATCGTGCGCAAGCTCGGGGTGCCCGGGCATCAGGAGCTCGCCATGGGCGCGGTAGCCTCCGGCGGCGTGCGGGTCACGAACCCCACGGTGATCCGCGCGCTCGGGATCCCCGACGCCATCGTGGAGCGCATCGCCGAATATGAAACGAACGAGATCGCGCGGCGGGAGCAGCGCTACCGCGCGGGGCGCCCGCCCGTCTCCACCGAGGGGCGGCCCGTGATCGTCGTCGACGACGGGCTCGCCACCGGCGCATCCATGTACGCGGCCATCTCGGCCATTCGCGCGCGGGGCACCTCCCGCATCTCGATCGCGGTTCCCCTCGCATCGCCCGAGATCTGCGCGGACATGCGATCGCGCGCCGATGAAGTCGTGTGCCTGTGGACCCCGGTCGCGCTCTACGCCGTGGGGCTCTGGTACGAGGACTTTACGCAAACCACCGACGAAGAGGTGTGCGAGCTGCTCGGGGTCGATCGCGCGACCCGCGAACGGCGCGCCGGGGCCCCGGCAAGAGGGAGGCGACCGTGGGCACGATGA
- a CDS encoding erythromycin esterase family protein has protein sequence MSEPELEAIRRLAVPLSGAMEDYNPLLERIGEARFVLLGEASHGTHEFYGERARITTRLIAERGFDAVAVEADWPDAYRVHRYVRGSSSDGDAEEALRGFRRFPTWMWRNADVLDFVGWLREHNEEREARSSLDGRPPPVGFFGLDLYSLYASMAEVLRYLEVADPHGATKARARYACFDHYGGDAQAYAYATGLDLSASCEREVMQQLLDLQARAMELPARVEDGIGEALFDAEQNARLVKNAEQYYRHMLHGRVSTWNLRDRHMMETLRALDRQLAKTLGRKPKIVVWEHNSHVGDARATDMSRRGEWNLGELVRQTYSTEAYNIGFTTYEGTVTAASNWDAPAEHKRVRPGMRGSYEELFHRVRIPRFMLVEEDQSGFAWRGPRLERAIGVVYRPETERLSHYFHARLSEQFDAVIHIDRTRAVEPLERDVPWQSGEAPETYPFAV, from the coding sequence ATGAGCGAGCCCGAGCTCGAAGCCATCCGGCGCCTCGCCGTTCCACTGTCCGGCGCGATGGAGGATTACAATCCGCTCCTCGAGCGCATCGGCGAAGCGCGCTTCGTCTTGCTGGGCGAAGCGTCGCATGGAACGCACGAGTTCTACGGCGAGCGCGCCCGCATCACCACGCGGTTGATCGCGGAGAGAGGGTTCGACGCGGTGGCCGTGGAGGCGGACTGGCCCGACGCGTACCGCGTGCACCGCTATGTGCGCGGCAGCAGCTCGGACGGCGACGCCGAAGAGGCGCTCCGCGGCTTTCGCCGCTTTCCCACGTGGATGTGGAGGAACGCCGACGTGCTCGACTTCGTGGGGTGGCTGCGCGAGCACAACGAGGAGCGCGAGGCGCGCAGCTCGCTCGACGGGCGCCCGCCTCCGGTGGGGTTCTTCGGCCTGGACCTTTATAGCCTCTACGCCTCGATGGCCGAGGTGCTCCGCTACCTCGAGGTGGCCGATCCCCACGGCGCCACCAAGGCGCGCGCACGCTATGCCTGCTTCGATCACTACGGCGGCGACGCCCAAGCGTACGCGTATGCCACGGGGCTCGATCTCAGCGCGTCGTGCGAGCGCGAGGTCATGCAACAGCTGCTCGATCTCCAGGCCCGCGCCATGGAATTGCCGGCCCGCGTGGAGGACGGGATCGGCGAAGCGCTCTTCGACGCCGAGCAAAACGCGCGGCTGGTGAAGAACGCGGAGCAATACTACCGCCATATGCTCCACGGGCGGGTCTCCACCTGGAACCTCCGGGATCGGCACATGATGGAGACCTTGCGGGCGCTCGATCGGCAGCTGGCGAAGACCTTGGGTCGAAAGCCAAAGATCGTCGTTTGGGAGCACAACTCGCACGTCGGCGACGCGCGCGCGACCGATATGAGCCGGCGCGGCGAGTGGAACTTGGGTGAGCTGGTGCGGCAGACGTACTCCACCGAAGCGTACAACATCGGCTTTACCACCTACGAAGGGACGGTCACCGCCGCATCCAATTGGGACGCGCCCGCCGAGCACAAACGGGTGCGCCCCGGGATGCGCGGCAGCTACGAGGAGCTCTTTCACCGCGTGCGGATCCCGCGCTTCATGCTCGTGGAAGAAGACCAATCCGGCTTCGCGTGGCGCGGACCGAGGCTCGAACGCGCCATCGGCGTGGTGTATCGACCGGAGACGGAGCGATTGAGCCATTACTTCCACGCTCGCTTGTCCGAGCAATTCGATGCCGTGATTCATATCGATCGCACGCGCGCGGTGGAGCCGCTCGAACGCGACGTGCCATGGCAGAGCGGCGAGGCCCCCGAGACGTACCCGTTCGCGGTTTGA